One window of the Mangifera indica cultivar Alphonso unplaced genomic scaffold, CATAS_Mindica_2.1 Un_0020, whole genome shotgun sequence genome contains the following:
- the LOC123205980 gene encoding probable isoprenylcysteine alpha-carbonyl methylesterase ICMEL2 isoform X1 → MNPIERWVPYVCLAARLSTGVKPCFQEFGMVRAVGLMVVPTTRGAVDRPENSRQVARILSPAILATLLLRLILSLALASLFSDISGYRWMNRLFALACYAMLLLPGFLQVGYYYFFSSQVRRSIVYGDQPRNRLDLFLPTNNAEQVPVVVFVTGGAWIIGYKAWGSLLGRQLAERNIIVACIDYRNFPQGTISDMVNDVSEGISFVCNNIADYGGDPKRIYLMGQSAGAHISSCALLEQTIKESRGESTSWSVSQLKAYFGLSGGYNLFNLVEHFHNRGLYRSIFLSIMEGEESFEQFSPEVRIKDPCIRDAVSFLPPIILFHGTADYSIPSDASKTFVDALHAVGAKAELILYEGKTHTDLFLQDPLRGGKDDLFDHIVSVIHADDKEALANDAMAPPRKRLVPEILLRMAGHISPF, encoded by the exons ATGAACCCAATCGAACGGTGGGTCCCCTATGTCTGTTTAGCCGCACGTTTGTCAACTGG AGTAAAGCCATGCTTTCAAGAATTTGGGATGGTACGAGCAGTGGGGTTGATGGTAGTACCAACCACCAGAGGCGCCGTCGACAGGCCGGAAAACAGCCGCCAAGTCGCCAGAATTCTTTCACCCGCGATATTGGCCACGCTGCTTCTGAGACTTATCTTATCACTGGCCTTAGCTTCACTCTTCTCCGATATCTCGG GTTACCGGTGGATGAATAGATTGTTTGCCCTTGCTTGTTATGCCATGCTACTTTTGCCCGGTTTTCTCCAAG TgggatattattattttttttcaagtcaAGTCCGGCGGAGTATTGTTTATGGAGATCAACCAAGAAATAg ATTGGACCTATTTTTACCAACAAATAACGCTGAACAAGTACCAGTTGTGGTGTTTGTAACTGGAGGAGCATGGATCATTGG CTACAAAGCTTGGGGTTCGCTACTGGGAAGGCAGTTGGCTGAAAGAAATATCATAGTTGCATGCATTGATTACAG AAATTTTCCCCAGGGAACTATTAGTGACATGGTGAACGATGTTTCTGAGGGGATCTCATTTGTCTGCAACAACATTGCTGATTATGGAGGTGATCCTAAGAG GATTTATCTAATGGGGCAATCAGCTGGTGCACATATATCTTCTTGTGCTCTTTTGGAACAAACAATCAAAGAATCTAGGGGAGAGAGCACCTCATGGAGTGTTTCCCAGTTAAAAGCTTATTTTGGTTTATCTGGAGG gtacaatttatttaatttagtggAGCACTTCCACAATCGTGGCCTCTATCGTTCCATCTTTTTAAG CATCATGGAAGGAGAAGAATCCTTTGAACAATTTTCGCCTGAAGTTAGAATAAAGGATCCGTGCATTAGAGATGCCGTTTCTTTCTTGCCTCCTATTATACTTTTTCATGGAACCGCGGATTACTCTATACCATCAGATGCCAG CAAAACTTTTGTGGATGCTCTTCACGCAGTGGGTGCCAAAGCTGAGCTAATTTTATACGAAGGGAAAACTCATACAGATTTGTTTCTGCAA GATCCTCTTAGAGGCGGTAAGGATGATCTATTCGACCATATTGTTTCTGTGATACATGCTGATGATAAGGAAGCTCTTGCCAATGATGCTATGGCACCACCAAGAAAACGTCTTGTTCCTGAAATTTTGTTAAGAATGGCCGGCCATATCAGCCCGTTTTAG
- the LOC123205980 gene encoding probable isoprenylcysteine alpha-carbonyl methylesterase ICMEL2 isoform X4 → MNPIERWVPYVCLAARLSTGVKPCFQEFGMVRAVGLMVVPTTRGAVDRPENSRQVARILSPAILATLLLRLILSLALASLFSDISGYRWMNRLFALACYAMLLLPGFLQVGYYYFFSSQVRRSIVYGDQPRNSYKAWGSLLGRQLAERNIIVACIDYRNFPQGTISDMVNDVSEGISFVCNNIADYGGDPKRIYLMGQSAGAHISSCALLEQTIKESRGESTSWSVSQLKAYFGLSGGYNLFNLVEHFHNRGLYRSIFLSIMEGEESFEQFSPEVRIKDPCIRDAVSFLPPIILFHGTADYSIPSDASKTFVDALHAVGAKAELILYEGKTHTDLFLQDPLRGGKDDLFDHIVSVIHADDKEALANDAMAPPRKRLVPEILLRMAGHISPF, encoded by the exons ATGAACCCAATCGAACGGTGGGTCCCCTATGTCTGTTTAGCCGCACGTTTGTCAACTGG AGTAAAGCCATGCTTTCAAGAATTTGGGATGGTACGAGCAGTGGGGTTGATGGTAGTACCAACCACCAGAGGCGCCGTCGACAGGCCGGAAAACAGCCGCCAAGTCGCCAGAATTCTTTCACCCGCGATATTGGCCACGCTGCTTCTGAGACTTATCTTATCACTGGCCTTAGCTTCACTCTTCTCCGATATCTCGG GTTACCGGTGGATGAATAGATTGTTTGCCCTTGCTTGTTATGCCATGCTACTTTTGCCCGGTTTTCTCCAAG TgggatattattattttttttcaagtcaAGTCCGGCGGAGTATTGTTTATGGAGATCAACCAAGAAATAg CTACAAAGCTTGGGGTTCGCTACTGGGAAGGCAGTTGGCTGAAAGAAATATCATAGTTGCATGCATTGATTACAG AAATTTTCCCCAGGGAACTATTAGTGACATGGTGAACGATGTTTCTGAGGGGATCTCATTTGTCTGCAACAACATTGCTGATTATGGAGGTGATCCTAAGAG GATTTATCTAATGGGGCAATCAGCTGGTGCACATATATCTTCTTGTGCTCTTTTGGAACAAACAATCAAAGAATCTAGGGGAGAGAGCACCTCATGGAGTGTTTCCCAGTTAAAAGCTTATTTTGGTTTATCTGGAGG gtacaatttatttaatttagtggAGCACTTCCACAATCGTGGCCTCTATCGTTCCATCTTTTTAAG CATCATGGAAGGAGAAGAATCCTTTGAACAATTTTCGCCTGAAGTTAGAATAAAGGATCCGTGCATTAGAGATGCCGTTTCTTTCTTGCCTCCTATTATACTTTTTCATGGAACCGCGGATTACTCTATACCATCAGATGCCAG CAAAACTTTTGTGGATGCTCTTCACGCAGTGGGTGCCAAAGCTGAGCTAATTTTATACGAAGGGAAAACTCATACAGATTTGTTTCTGCAA GATCCTCTTAGAGGCGGTAAGGATGATCTATTCGACCATATTGTTTCTGTGATACATGCTGATGATAAGGAAGCTCTTGCCAATGATGCTATGGCACCACCAAGAAAACGTCTTGTTCCTGAAATTTTGTTAAGAATGGCCGGCCATATCAGCCCGTTTTAG
- the LOC123205980 gene encoding isoprenylcysteine alpha-carbonyl methylesterase ICME-like isoform X3 → MLSRIWDGTSSGVDGSTNHQRRRRQAGKQPPSRQNSFTRDIGHAASETYLITGLSFTLLRYLGIGYRWMNRLFALACYAMLLLPGFLQVGYYYFFSSQVRRSIVYGDQPRNRLDLFLPTNNAEQVPVVVFVTGGAWIIGYKAWGSLLGRQLAERNIIVACIDYRNFPQGTISDMVNDVSEGISFVCNNIADYGGDPKRIYLMGQSAGAHISSCALLEQTIKESRGESTSWSVSQLKAYFGLSGGYNLFNLVEHFHNRGLYRSIFLSIMEGEESFEQFSPEVRIKDPCIRDAVSFLPPIILFHGTADYSIPSDASKTFVDALHAVGAKAELILYEGKTHTDLFLQDPLRGGKDDLFDHIVSVIHADDKEALANDAMAPPRKRLVPEILLRMAGHISPF, encoded by the exons ATGCTTTCAAGAATTTGGGATGGTACGAGCAGTGGGGTTGATGGTAGTACCAACCACCAGAGGCGCCGTCGACAGGCCGGAAAACAGCCGCCAAGTCGCCAGAATTCTTTCACCCGCGATATTGGCCACGCTGCTTCTGAGACTTATCTTATCACTGGCCTTAGCTTCACTCTTCTCCGATATCTCGG GATAGGTTACCGGTGGATGAATAGATTGTTTGCCCTTGCTTGTTATGCCATGCTACTTTTGCCCGGTTTTCTCCAAG TgggatattattattttttttcaagtcaAGTCCGGCGGAGTATTGTTTATGGAGATCAACCAAGAAATAg ATTGGACCTATTTTTACCAACAAATAACGCTGAACAAGTACCAGTTGTGGTGTTTGTAACTGGAGGAGCATGGATCATTGG CTACAAAGCTTGGGGTTCGCTACTGGGAAGGCAGTTGGCTGAAAGAAATATCATAGTTGCATGCATTGATTACAG AAATTTTCCCCAGGGAACTATTAGTGACATGGTGAACGATGTTTCTGAGGGGATCTCATTTGTCTGCAACAACATTGCTGATTATGGAGGTGATCCTAAGAG GATTTATCTAATGGGGCAATCAGCTGGTGCACATATATCTTCTTGTGCTCTTTTGGAACAAACAATCAAAGAATCTAGGGGAGAGAGCACCTCATGGAGTGTTTCCCAGTTAAAAGCTTATTTTGGTTTATCTGGAGG gtacaatttatttaatttagtggAGCACTTCCACAATCGTGGCCTCTATCGTTCCATCTTTTTAAG CATCATGGAAGGAGAAGAATCCTTTGAACAATTTTCGCCTGAAGTTAGAATAAAGGATCCGTGCATTAGAGATGCCGTTTCTTTCTTGCCTCCTATTATACTTTTTCATGGAACCGCGGATTACTCTATACCATCAGATGCCAG CAAAACTTTTGTGGATGCTCTTCACGCAGTGGGTGCCAAAGCTGAGCTAATTTTATACGAAGGGAAAACTCATACAGATTTGTTTCTGCAA GATCCTCTTAGAGGCGGTAAGGATGATCTATTCGACCATATTGTTTCTGTGATACATGCTGATGATAAGGAAGCTCTTGCCAATGATGCTATGGCACCACCAAGAAAACGTCTTGTTCCTGAAATTTTGTTAAGAATGGCCGGCCATATCAGCCCGTTTTAG
- the LOC123205980 gene encoding probable isoprenylcysteine alpha-carbonyl methylesterase ICMEL2 isoform X2 — MNPIERVKPCFQEFGMVRAVGLMVVPTTRGAVDRPENSRQVARILSPAILATLLLRLILSLALASLFSDISGYRWMNRLFALACYAMLLLPGFLQVGYYYFFSSQVRRSIVYGDQPRNRLDLFLPTNNAEQVPVVVFVTGGAWIIGYKAWGSLLGRQLAERNIIVACIDYRNFPQGTISDMVNDVSEGISFVCNNIADYGGDPKRIYLMGQSAGAHISSCALLEQTIKESRGESTSWSVSQLKAYFGLSGGYNLFNLVEHFHNRGLYRSIFLSIMEGEESFEQFSPEVRIKDPCIRDAVSFLPPIILFHGTADYSIPSDASKTFVDALHAVGAKAELILYEGKTHTDLFLQDPLRGGKDDLFDHIVSVIHADDKEALANDAMAPPRKRLVPEILLRMAGHISPF, encoded by the exons ATGAACCCAATCGAACG AGTAAAGCCATGCTTTCAAGAATTTGGGATGGTACGAGCAGTGGGGTTGATGGTAGTACCAACCACCAGAGGCGCCGTCGACAGGCCGGAAAACAGCCGCCAAGTCGCCAGAATTCTTTCACCCGCGATATTGGCCACGCTGCTTCTGAGACTTATCTTATCACTGGCCTTAGCTTCACTCTTCTCCGATATCTCGG GTTACCGGTGGATGAATAGATTGTTTGCCCTTGCTTGTTATGCCATGCTACTTTTGCCCGGTTTTCTCCAAG TgggatattattattttttttcaagtcaAGTCCGGCGGAGTATTGTTTATGGAGATCAACCAAGAAATAg ATTGGACCTATTTTTACCAACAAATAACGCTGAACAAGTACCAGTTGTGGTGTTTGTAACTGGAGGAGCATGGATCATTGG CTACAAAGCTTGGGGTTCGCTACTGGGAAGGCAGTTGGCTGAAAGAAATATCATAGTTGCATGCATTGATTACAG AAATTTTCCCCAGGGAACTATTAGTGACATGGTGAACGATGTTTCTGAGGGGATCTCATTTGTCTGCAACAACATTGCTGATTATGGAGGTGATCCTAAGAG GATTTATCTAATGGGGCAATCAGCTGGTGCACATATATCTTCTTGTGCTCTTTTGGAACAAACAATCAAAGAATCTAGGGGAGAGAGCACCTCATGGAGTGTTTCCCAGTTAAAAGCTTATTTTGGTTTATCTGGAGG gtacaatttatttaatttagtggAGCACTTCCACAATCGTGGCCTCTATCGTTCCATCTTTTTAAG CATCATGGAAGGAGAAGAATCCTTTGAACAATTTTCGCCTGAAGTTAGAATAAAGGATCCGTGCATTAGAGATGCCGTTTCTTTCTTGCCTCCTATTATACTTTTTCATGGAACCGCGGATTACTCTATACCATCAGATGCCAG CAAAACTTTTGTGGATGCTCTTCACGCAGTGGGTGCCAAAGCTGAGCTAATTTTATACGAAGGGAAAACTCATACAGATTTGTTTCTGCAA GATCCTCTTAGAGGCGGTAAGGATGATCTATTCGACCATATTGTTTCTGTGATACATGCTGATGATAAGGAAGCTCTTGCCAATGATGCTATGGCACCACCAAGAAAACGTCTTGTTCCTGAAATTTTGTTAAGAATGGCCGGCCATATCAGCCCGTTTTAG